In Poecile atricapillus isolate bPoeAtr1 chromosome W, bPoeAtr1.hap1, whole genome shotgun sequence, one DNA window encodes the following:
- the LOC131592263 gene encoding mediator of RNA polymerase II transcription subunit 21 has translation MADRLTQLQDAVNSLADQFCNAIGVLQQCGPPASFSNIQTAINKDQPVNPTEEYAQLFAALIARTAKDIDVLIDSLPSEESTAALQAASLYRLEEENHEAAARLEEVVYRGDVLLEKIQSALADIAQSQLKTRSGTHSQPLPDS, from the exons aTGGCGGACCGGCTGACCCAGCTGCAGGACGCCGTCAATTCG CTCGCGGACCAGTTCTGTAACGCCATCGGAGTGCTGCAGCAGTGCGGCCCCCCGGCCTCCTTCAGCAACATCCAGACGGCCATAAACAAGGATCAGCCCGTGAACCCCACGGAAG agtATGCCCAGCTGTTCGCAGCTCTGATCGCTCGCACTGCCAAGGATATCGATGTTCTCATAGATTCCCTGCCCAGTGAAGAATCCACAGCAGCTTTGCAG GCTGCGAGCCTGTACCGGCTGGAAGAGGAGAACCACGAGGCGGCGGCGCGGTTGGAGGAGGTTGTTTACCGCGGGGATGTGCTGCTCGAGAAGATCCAGAGCGCCCTGGCCGACATCGCCCAGTCGCAGCTCAAGACGCGGAGCGGCACCCacagccagcccctgcccgACTCGTAG
- the LOC131592195 gene encoding transmembrane 7 superfamily member 3-like, which yields MRVSPLPALLLLLVGVLRHGGASGLLELSLGKFRNVLLNQTNPVEAVIRNIASNVTVVIFQVHVQQSDVVISFDKTPSVNSSGIGVDKGLVSILRPEQTVCTWYVRALDAGQVLSTAISIPYMEKDPIPGGCNLEFDLEVDPNLYLDYTLVDIHIKFAPANLGYTRGANPPSCDSETGQSSRWRLRYDVYQYFLPENDLSEMVLMSHIRKMSGVQSIRANGIKMLTLTADDKTNVYFSSLPGQGVIYNVVVWDPLWNSSAAYIPVHTYACSFADLVDNCSSLSKLSTKVFFTAFGILGLFTCFFGHRFWKTDLFFMGFIVAAFVFFVFITRVTGLSYDVRLILTAVAGIIGGLLLVVSWWRFGSVLLSMFVIGLVLGFLFSSTLFFTPLGDYRVFRDDVVFWVTFTCVALMIPVLFVGCPRILNILASGIVGSYTVVLAIACYVYTSLAYITLDLLRRVLNNYFSRAYTNVPFQRNDFIILSVWVMLALSGVTVQLRRERSEMPFPPHPYLTWKRERERRSTNVLDPSHHIPPLRERIHNKLLHIKEFFQKDQPAGERTPLLL from the exons ATGCGGGTCTCGCCTCTCCCCgcgctgctcctgctgctcgtGGGGGTCCTGCGCCATGGCGGAGCCTCAG GTCTTCTTGAACTCTCCTTGGGAAAATTCAGAAATGTGCTACTTAACCAGACCAATCCAGTTGAGGCTGTAATCAGGAACATTGCCAGCAACGTGACTGTGGTTATTTTTCAAGTGCATGTCCAACAGAGTGATGTGGTGATATCCTTTGATAAG ACTCCATCGGTGAACAGCTCAGGAATTGGGGTAGACAAAGGGCTGGTGTCCATCCTTCGGCCTGAGCAGACCGTGTGTACGTGGTACGTGCGTGCCCTGGATGCTGGCCAGGTGCTCAGCACTGCCATCTCTATTCCCTACATGGAGAAAG ATCCTATTCCTGGGGGCTGCAATCTAGAATTTGACTTGGAAGTGGATCCAAATCTTTATCTGGACTACACGTTGGTTGATATACACATCAAGTTTGCCCCTGCAAACTTGGGATATACCAG AGGAGCAAACCCCCCCTCCTGTGATTCAGAGACTGGCCAGAGCTCCCGGTGGCGGCTGCGCTATGATGTGTACCAGTACTTCCTGCCCGAGAATGACCTGTCTGAGATGGTGCTCATGAGCCACATTCGGAAAATGTCTGGGGTACAGAGTATCAGAGCCAATGGCATTAAG atgCTTACGCTGACAGCTGATGACAAGACCAATGTCTACTTCTCATCACTTCCTGGACAAGGTGTGATCTACAATGTTGTGGTGTGGGATCCTCTTTGGAACAGTTCTGCTGCGTACATACCTGTGCATACATATGCCTGCAGCTTTGCTGACCTGGTAGATAACTGCTCTTCCCTCA GTAAACTCTCTACCAAAGTATTCTTCACTGCTTTTGGTATTCTTGGTCTTTTCACCTGCTTTTTTGGACACAGATTCTGGAAAACAG ATTTATTCTTCATGGGCTTCATTGTCGcagcatttgttttctttgtattcATTACAAGGGTAACTGGCCTTAGTTATGATG tgCGTCTTATTTTGACAGCAGTGGCTGGAATTATTGGAGGCCTGCTCTTGGTTGTGAGCTGGTGGAGATTTGGCTCTGTCCTGCTTAGCATGTTTGTTATTGGACTTGTGTTGGGATTTCTCTTCTCATCAACACTCTTCTTCACTCCCCTAG GAGACTACAGGGTCTTCCGTGACGATGTGGTGTTCTGGGTGACCTTTACTTGTGTAGCCTTGATGATTCCAGTGCTTTTTGTTGGCTGCCCAAGAATT CTGAACATCCTGGCTTCTGGAATAGTGGGATCTTACACAGTAGTCCTGGCCATTGCTTGTTACGTCTACACAAGCCTTGCTTACATCACCTTAGACCTGCTCAGAAGGGTCCTCAACAATTACTTCAGCAGAGCTTATACCAATGTGCCTTTTCAAAGGAATG ACTTCATCATCCTGTCAGTGTGGGTGATGCTGGCCCTCAGCGGGGTCACTGTGCAGCTACGCCGGGAGAGGAGTGAAATGCCCTTCCCACCACATCCCTATCTCACCtggaagagggaaagggagCGTAGAAGCACCAATGTCTTAGACCCCAGCCATCACATCCCTCCCCTGAGAGAGAGGATCCACAACAAGCTGCTGCATATCAAAGAGTTCTTCCAGAAAGATCAGCCAGCTGGGGAGAGAACTCCACTGCTTCTGTAA